One genomic region from Lujinxingia vulgaris encodes:
- a CDS encoding AMP-binding protein: MASLLRGFVRAAQLHCTRTALRLEGESFTYEALAALAGAIAAQVKTNAPGEAPILGVYATHSVSAYAGALAAPGCARTLLALDPYDPPRRINAILAHSGVEALVVGAEAADRLDGLLEASGRPLLILTPQLDDLRGLAARHRRHRFVDARALAQCSAELEAPAMPGRPAFLTYVGGSERPRPLSLSHQGLVHYIDQVTRSLDLDPDDRVSQLFDLRLSQSLHDIFSTWQAGATLVALGRNERRQLGQRIRSHRLTRIAGWPALAAGLWRTGELGEGVFGDLRSSIFFGAPLDTDLAHAWQQAAPRSLITSMWGPPQAGPALATRPLNGRKDTTKKTSKTKTLPPGERESIEADRLSLFDAHMAATITHELRANAPGEPGELVVSGPQVPCGKSPDSTRAPLVELDAAPPSAARAALPSRWLRTGHNARILEGGQIELGERLDDQIYLGGELVDLSEIDLALQQACGHRHVAVVPWPRDTAWPSGLIALVVSGADQPLDVQAILAACRRQLPAHLVPDRVLPVRELARQSNGAPDREAIARHLENERS; this comes from the coding sequence ATGGCATCGTTGCTTCGCGGCTTTGTGCGAGCCGCCCAGCTGCATTGCACCCGCACAGCTTTACGCCTTGAAGGGGAGAGTTTCACCTACGAAGCGCTGGCCGCGCTGGCCGGCGCCATCGCCGCGCAGGTCAAGACCAACGCCCCTGGCGAGGCGCCGATTCTGGGGGTGTACGCCACCCACAGCGTAAGCGCCTACGCCGGCGCGCTGGCCGCACCGGGCTGCGCCCGCACGCTGCTGGCGCTTGACCCTTACGATCCGCCCCGGCGCATCAACGCCATCCTGGCGCATAGCGGGGTGGAGGCCCTGGTGGTGGGCGCGGAGGCCGCCGACCGCCTCGACGGCCTGCTGGAAGCCAGCGGCCGACCGCTGCTCATCCTCACCCCTCAGCTCGACGATCTGCGCGGGCTGGCCGCCCGCCATCGCCGCCACCGCTTCGTCGACGCCCGCGCGCTGGCCCAATGCAGCGCCGAGCTTGAGGCTCCGGCGATGCCCGGCCGCCCCGCCTTTTTGACCTACGTGGGCGGCTCCGAGCGCCCGCGACCGTTGAGCCTCAGCCATCAGGGGCTTGTGCATTATATCGACCAGGTCACGCGCAGCCTCGATCTCGATCCCGACGATCGCGTCTCCCAGCTCTTTGATCTGCGCCTGAGCCAGTCTCTGCACGACATCTTCTCCACCTGGCAGGCCGGCGCCACGCTCGTGGCGCTGGGGCGCAACGAGCGCCGCCAGCTCGGTCAGCGCATCCGCTCCCATCGCCTCACCCGTATCGCCGGCTGGCCGGCGCTGGCCGCCGGCCTCTGGCGCACCGGCGAGCTTGGGGAGGGGGTCTTTGGCGACCTGCGCTCCTCGATCTTTTTCGGGGCGCCGCTGGACACCGACCTCGCTCACGCCTGGCAGCAGGCCGCCCCCCGAAGCCTCATCACCTCGATGTGGGGACCGCCTCAAGCCGGCCCGGCGCTGGCCACACGCCCTCTCAATGGCCGAAAAGACACCACCAAAAAGACCAGCAAAACCAAGACCTTGCCGCCTGGCGAGCGTGAGAGCATCGAGGCCGACCGCCTCTCCCTCTTCGACGCCCATATGGCCGCCACCATCACCCACGAGCTCCGGGCCAACGCCCCTGGCGAGCCCGGCGAGCTGGTGGTCAGCGGCCCTCAGGTCCCCTGCGGCAAATCGCCGGATTCGACCCGCGCCCCCCTGGTGGAGCTCGACGCGGCTCCCCCCTCGGCGGCACGCGCCGCGCTGCCCTCGCGCTGGCTGCGCACCGGCCACAACGCCCGCATCCTCGAAGGCGGCCAGATCGAGCTTGGCGAGCGCCTCGACGACCAGATCTACCTGGGTGGCGAGCTCGTCGACTTAAGCGAAATCGACCTCGCCCTGCAGCAGGCCTGCGGCCATCGCCACGTCGCGGTGGTCCCCTGGCCCCGCGACACCGCCTGGCCCTCGGGCCTTATCGCCCTGGTCGTCTCCGGCGCCGACCAACCCCTCGACGTCCAGGCCATACTCGCCGCCTGCCGCCGACAGCTCCCCGCCCACCTCGTCCCCGATCGGGTGCTCCCGGTGCGCGAGCTTGCGCGCCAGAGCAACGGCGCCCCCGACCGCGAGGCCATCGCCCGTCACCTCGAAAACGAGCGGAGCTGA
- a CDS encoding phytoene desaturase, whose protein sequence is MSKSSPVIVIGSGFGGISAAIRLRAMGYPVTLLEARDQPGGRASVFKRDGYTFDAGPTVITAPYLFDELFELVGRDINDFVEMMPVDPFYRITFTDGSEFDYVGDEERLLSQIAEFNLDDVEGYKRLAEHSKKIFDVGYTQLADQPFDTIMDMMRVVPDMMKLENYRSVYSLVAKYIKDDRLRQVFTFQPLLVGGNPFNVTSIYLLIHWLERKWGVHFAKGGTTAIVDGLMRLLDEIGVEVRFNTPVAEIEVENGKAKAVRTESGERIACQFVVSNADPSMTYKKMIAPEHRSKNSDRRVERVKQSMGLFVGFFGTDKKYEDIKHHTIVLGPRYKGLLDDIFNKKILADDFSLYLHRPTATDASLAPEGHDCFYVLSPVPNNESGIDWEEQGPEYMERILKSLEERHMPGLREHITTKFWTSPDYFQQELRSASGAGFGPEPRLTQSAWFRYHNRSEDVEGLYFVGAGVHPGAGLPGVLTSSKVLEKIVPAQNPADHLPIPSASSRRKASA, encoded by the coding sequence GTGTCCAAATCCTCTCCTGTCATCGTCATCGGTTCGGGCTTCGGCGGCATCTCCGCGGCGATCCGCCTGCGCGCCATGGGCTACCCGGTCACCCTCCTGGAAGCTCGCGATCAGCCCGGCGGCCGCGCCAGCGTCTTTAAACGCGATGGCTACACCTTCGACGCCGGCCCCACCGTCATCACCGCCCCCTACCTTTTCGACGAGCTCTTTGAGCTGGTGGGCCGCGACATCAACGACTTTGTCGAGATGATGCCCGTCGACCCCTTCTACCGCATCACGTTTACCGACGGCTCGGAGTTCGACTACGTCGGTGACGAAGAGCGCCTCCTCTCGCAGATCGCCGAGTTCAACCTCGACGACGTCGAGGGCTACAAGCGCCTGGCCGAACACTCCAAAAAGATCTTCGACGTGGGCTACACCCAGCTCGCCGACCAGCCCTTCGACACCATCATGGACATGATGCGGGTCGTCCCTGACATGATGAAGCTCGAGAACTACCGCTCGGTCTACAGCCTGGTGGCCAAGTACATCAAAGATGACCGTCTGCGGCAGGTCTTCACCTTCCAGCCCCTGCTGGTGGGCGGAAACCCCTTCAACGTCACCTCGATCTACCTGCTCATCCACTGGCTGGAGCGTAAGTGGGGCGTGCACTTCGCAAAAGGCGGCACCACCGCGATTGTCGACGGCCTGATGCGCCTGCTTGACGAGATCGGCGTGGAGGTTCGCTTCAACACCCCGGTCGCCGAGATCGAGGTCGAGAACGGCAAGGCAAAAGCCGTGCGCACCGAGTCTGGCGAGCGCATCGCGTGTCAGTTTGTGGTCAGCAACGCCGACCCCTCAATGACCTACAAGAAGATGATCGCGCCGGAGCACCGCAGCAAAAACTCCGACCGCCGCGTCGAGCGCGTCAAGCAGTCGATGGGCCTCTTTGTGGGCTTTTTCGGCACCGACAAAAAGTACGAAGACATCAAGCACCACACCATCGTGCTGGGACCGCGCTACAAAGGTCTTCTCGACGATATCTTCAACAAAAAGATCCTGGCCGACGACTTCTCCCTCTACCTGCACCGCCCCACCGCCACCGATGCCTCGCTTGCGCCCGAAGGCCACGACTGCTTCTACGTGCTCAGCCCGGTGCCCAACAACGAGAGCGGCATCGACTGGGAGGAGCAGGGCCCCGAGTACATGGAGCGCATCCTCAAGAGCCTCGAAGAGCGCCACATGCCGGGACTTCGCGAGCATATCACCACCAAATTCTGGACCAGTCCGGACTACTTCCAGCAAGAACTTCGCTCGGCCAGCGGCGCCGGTTTTGGCCCCGAGCCTCGCCTTACGCAGTCGGCCTGGTTCCGCTACCATAACCGCTCCGAAGACGTTGAAGGACTCTACTTTGTGGGCGCCGGCGTGCACCCGGGCGCGGGCCTTCCCGGGGTGCTGACCTCCTCGAAAGTGCTCGAGAAGATCGTGCCCGCGCAGAACCCCGCCGATCACCTGCCCATCCCCTCTGCCTCCTCCCGGAGAAAGGCCTCCGCATGA
- the gpt gene encoding xanthine phosphoribosyltransferase codes for MSAAYNQDFFVSWEELHRDTRQLCAMLMEDASYPFKGIIAVTRGGLIPAAIVARELDIRLIDTVCIASYEGTEAQERSESLRVIKPAAGDGTGMLLVDDLVDTGATARKLREMLPGATFATVYAKPEGRPLVDHCVRTVTQDTWIRFPWDMELNFSAPLVERKK; via the coding sequence ATGAGCGCCGCCTACAATCAGGACTTCTTCGTCTCCTGGGAAGAACTGCACCGCGACACCCGCCAGCTCTGCGCGATGCTGATGGAGGATGCGTCCTACCCCTTCAAAGGCATCATCGCCGTGACCCGCGGCGGCCTCATCCCGGCGGCCATCGTCGCCCGCGAGCTCGACATTCGCCTCATCGACACCGTCTGCATCGCCAGCTACGAGGGCACCGAGGCGCAAGAACGCTCCGAGAGCCTGCGGGTTATCAAACCCGCCGCCGGCGACGGCACGGGCATGCTCCTGGTCGACGATCTTGTGGATACGGGAGCCACAGCCCGGAAGTTACGCGAGATGCTCCCCGGCGCCACCTTCGCCACCGTCTACGCCAAACCCGAGGGGCGCCCGCTGGTCGACCACTGCGTGCGCACGGTCACCCAGGACACCTGGATTCGCTTCCCCTGGGATATGGAGCTGAACTTTTCCGCGCCCTTGGTGGAGCGAAAGAAATAG
- a CDS encoding lycopene cyclase family protein: protein MTLTFPIVIVGAGPAGLWLAAHLARRGVELAIVDAQLDMPWPNTYGVWRDELEGLEIEVPTLATFDQACVWLHPTRPTPLDRAYVRVDPEAFRERLRDELRTHGATLISESAGAVSQEVAGAPLRLNLEGGRTLEARAIMDATGRGFLRHRAGAAVGADPTPPEAPGVQSALGWLARFERDPLEGHPFVMMDFRPPPTSGADQTPTFLYGMHLGEDLYFVEETALVTREPLPFDALETRLRARLNERGALPTEILEVEHCLIPMGGELPGLEEGAPPIVAFGAAAGFVHPATGYSLAHSLRTGAPLADLLTEALKRELPPEDIARSALGLMWPPPARRARALYELGQEAVLEMNTTRLTAFFDTFFSLPDADWQGYMAATLPPSRLAAVMWRVFGQATNPLRLHLARHALRVAPKTLQTMFNSSSKPGGSTP from the coding sequence GTGACCCTGACCTTTCCCATTGTTATTGTCGGCGCCGGCCCGGCGGGCCTGTGGCTGGCCGCCCATCTGGCGCGCCGCGGCGTGGAGCTCGCCATCGTCGACGCTCAGCTCGACATGCCCTGGCCCAACACCTACGGGGTGTGGCGCGATGAGCTCGAGGGCCTGGAGATCGAGGTGCCCACCCTTGCCACCTTCGATCAGGCCTGCGTGTGGCTGCACCCCACACGACCCACCCCCCTCGATCGGGCCTATGTGCGCGTCGACCCCGAGGCCTTTCGCGAGCGCCTGCGCGACGAGCTCCGCACCCACGGTGCGACCCTCATCAGCGAGTCTGCGGGCGCGGTGTCGCAGGAGGTCGCCGGCGCCCCACTTCGCCTGAACTTAGAGGGAGGCCGCACCCTCGAAGCACGAGCGATCATGGATGCGACCGGCCGCGGGTTTTTAAGGCATCGCGCCGGCGCGGCGGTCGGTGCAGATCCCACCCCACCCGAAGCGCCGGGGGTGCAGAGCGCGCTGGGGTGGCTGGCTCGCTTTGAGCGCGACCCGCTGGAGGGCCACCCCTTCGTCATGATGGACTTTCGGCCTCCACCCACCTCCGGGGCCGATCAGACGCCGACCTTTCTCTACGGCATGCACCTGGGCGAGGATCTCTACTTCGTCGAAGAGACCGCCCTCGTTACCCGCGAGCCCCTCCCCTTCGACGCGCTCGAAACTCGCCTCCGCGCCCGTCTCAACGAGCGCGGCGCCCTTCCCACCGAGATCCTGGAGGTCGAACACTGCCTGATCCCGATGGGCGGCGAGTTGCCCGGGCTTGAGGAGGGCGCCCCGCCGATCGTGGCGTTTGGCGCGGCGGCCGGTTTTGTGCATCCGGCCACGGGCTACTCCCTGGCGCATAGCCTGCGCACAGGCGCGCCCCTGGCCGACCTTTTGACCGAAGCGCTCAAGCGCGAGTTACCCCCCGAGGACATCGCCCGCAGCGCCCTGGGCCTGATGTGGCCGCCGCCCGCACGTCGCGCTCGCGCCCTCTATGAGCTCGGTCAGGAAGCCGTGCTGGAGATGAACACCACGCGCCTCACCGCCTTCTTCGACACCTTCTTTTCTCTGCCCGACGCCGACTGGCAGGGCTATATGGCCGCCACGCTCCCCCCCTCCCGGCTCGCTGCGGTGATGTGGCGCGTCTTCGGCCAGGCCACCAACCCGCTGCGCCTGCACCTGGCGCGCCACGCCCTGCGCGTCGCCCCGAAGACCCTCCAGACCATGTTCAATTCTTCTTCAAAACCGGGAGGTTCCACGCCATGA
- a CDS encoding NADP-dependent isocitrate dehydrogenase translates to MTQKPTIIYTKTDEAPALATYSFLPIVEAFAATAGVNVETRDISLAARILAVFPDRLTAEQKVGDHLKELGELAKTPQANIIKLPNISASIPQLKAAIAELQAAGYDIPDYPEDPQNDAEKDARARYDRVKGSAVNPVLREGNSDRRAPKAVKEYARKHPHSMGEWKKDSKSHVATMGAGDFRHTEVSLTLEAPTDAKIVLTADDGQPFVLKESLPLQAGEVIDASVMQREELLNFLDAQVEDANNEGVLFSLHMKATMMKVSDPIIFGHAVRTYFKDVFAKHQGTFEELGVDVNNGLGDLLAKIKTLPDDQQAEIEKDLKKAYETGPDIAMVDSDRGITNLHVPSDVIIDASMPAMIRTSGQMWNAEGNTQDAKAVIPDSSYAAVYQEVIDFCKTHGALDPRTMGSVPNVGLMAQKAEEYGSHDKTFEIDRAGVVRVVDAEGKTLTEHRVQPGDIWRMCQTKDAPIQDWVKLAVTRARATGVPAIFWLDEDRPHDARLISKVNTYLKDHDTSGLDIRILPPQQATRVSLERIKEGQDTISVTGNVLRDYLTDLFPILEVGTSAKMLSIVPLMAGGGLFETGAGGSAPKHVQQFNKVNYLRWDSLGEFLALGVSFEHLADTFGVERARILGEALDQATTDYLMNNKGPARKVGQIDNRGSHFYLALYWAQALSRQTRDAQLAERFGLVAEELASNEETIINELIAVQGEPVDIGGYYFPDEELAARAMRPSPTLNAIIAGITQPVAAEA, encoded by the coding sequence ATGACTCAAAAACCGACGATCATCTACACCAAAACTGACGAAGCCCCGGCCCTGGCCACCTACTCCTTCCTCCCGATCGTGGAGGCATTTGCGGCCACCGCCGGCGTCAACGTGGAGACCCGCGACATCTCGCTGGCCGCCCGCATCCTGGCCGTCTTCCCCGACCGCCTCACCGCGGAGCAGAAGGTCGGCGACCACCTCAAAGAGCTCGGTGAGCTGGCCAAGACCCCGCAGGCCAACATCATCAAGCTGCCGAATATCAGCGCCTCCATCCCCCAGCTCAAAGCGGCCATCGCCGAGCTGCAGGCCGCCGGCTACGACATCCCTGACTACCCCGAAGATCCGCAGAACGACGCTGAGAAAGACGCCCGCGCCCGCTACGACCGCGTCAAGGGCAGCGCGGTGAACCCGGTGCTGCGCGAGGGCAACTCCGACCGCCGCGCCCCCAAAGCCGTCAAAGAATACGCCCGTAAACACCCGCACTCGATGGGCGAGTGGAAGAAAGACTCAAAGAGCCACGTGGCGACGATGGGCGCGGGCGATTTTCGCCACACTGAAGTCTCGTTGACCCTTGAGGCGCCGACCGACGCGAAGATCGTGCTGACCGCCGACGACGGCCAGCCCTTCGTCCTCAAAGAGTCGTTGCCCCTGCAGGCCGGTGAGGTCATCGACGCCTCGGTGATGCAGCGCGAGGAGCTTCTGAACTTCCTCGACGCCCAGGTCGAAGACGCCAACAACGAAGGTGTGCTCTTCAGCCTGCACATGAAGGCCACCATGATGAAGGTCTCCGACCCCATCATCTTCGGCCACGCCGTGCGCACCTACTTCAAAGACGTGTTTGCAAAGCACCAGGGCACCTTTGAGGAGCTCGGCGTCGATGTGAACAACGGCCTGGGCGATCTTCTCGCGAAGATCAAAACCCTGCCCGACGACCAGCAGGCCGAGATCGAAAAGGATCTCAAAAAGGCCTACGAGACCGGCCCGGACATCGCCATGGTCGACTCCGACCGCGGCATCACCAACCTGCACGTGCCCAGCGACGTGATCATCGACGCGTCGATGCCCGCCATGATCCGCACCTCCGGCCAGATGTGGAACGCCGAAGGCAACACGCAGGACGCCAAGGCGGTCATCCCCGACTCCAGCTACGCGGCGGTCTATCAGGAGGTCATCGATTTTTGCAAAACCCACGGCGCGCTCGACCCGCGCACCATGGGCAGCGTCCCCAACGTGGGCCTGATGGCGCAAAAAGCCGAGGAGTACGGCTCGCACGACAAGACCTTTGAGATCGACCGCGCCGGCGTGGTCCGCGTCGTCGACGCCGAGGGCAAGACGCTCACCGAGCACCGCGTGCAGCCCGGCGACATCTGGCGGATGTGCCAGACCAAAGACGCCCCCATCCAGGACTGGGTCAAGCTGGCGGTGACCCGCGCCCGCGCCACCGGCGTGCCCGCCATCTTCTGGCTCGACGAAGATCGTCCCCACGACGCCCGCCTCATCTCCAAGGTCAACACCTACCTCAAAGACCACGACACAAGCGGGCTGGACATCCGCATCCTGCCCCCGCAGCAGGCCACCCGCGTGAGCCTGGAGCGCATCAAAGAAGGCCAGGACACCATCTCGGTGACCGGCAACGTGCTGCGCGACTACCTCACCGACCTCTTCCCGATTCTGGAAGTCGGAACCAGCGCCAAGATGCTCTCGATCGTGCCCCTGATGGCCGGCGGCGGCCTCTTTGAGACGGGCGCCGGGGGCTCGGCGCCCAAGCACGTCCAGCAGTTCAACAAGGTCAACTACCTGCGCTGGGACTCGCTCGGTGAGTTCCTCGCGTTGGGCGTGAGCTTTGAGCACCTGGCCGACACCTTCGGCGTGGAGCGCGCCCGCATCCTGGGCGAAGCCCTCGACCAGGCCACCACCGACTACCTGATGAACAACAAGGGCCCGGCCCGCAAAGTGGGCCAGATCGACAACCGCGGCTCCCACTTCTACCTGGCCCTCTACTGGGCGCAGGCGCTCTCCCGCCAGACGCGCGACGCCCAGCTCGCCGAGCGTTTTGGCCTGGTCGCCGAAGAGCTCGCCAGCAACGAAGAGACCATCATCAACGAGCTCATCGCCGTGCAGGGTGAGCCGGTCGACATCGGCGGGTACTACTTCCCCGACGAGGAGCTGGCCGCGCGCGCGATGCGCCCCAGCCCCACCCTCAACGCCATCATCGCCGGTATCACGCAGCCGGTGGCGGCCGAGGCTTGA
- a CDS encoding phytoene desaturase family protein, with the protein MSAAPERVIIVGAGMGGLASALRLSAQPGLDVLVLDALSGPGGKVGTAEFEGVSFDTGPSVLTMPGVLEELFASADLRLEDHLKLVHPEHLFRYIYRDLSLDVHLDPADTSASIAATLGRDAADDFERYLAYCRRIWEAAAPNFVMGPAPSLGGVLKLGFSALAKMRAVDPMRTMKGAIDAQIRSPYLRDLFYRYATYNGSDPRQAPATLNCIAWVELGMGCYGVEGGMRQLASALHLAAEQKGARFAFESPVEGIFTTDEGFELSVKGERLKADRVIINADVAHLVADLLPPDSPHGLQPDPTPSMSGYTALFKARRRPDSQRAAHAVLFPQSAYLEEFVDIFDHEQPPRDPTIYLCAQEKAHRARGWEDHEPIFAMTNAPATAPDGSTGVDWQAHTAFITERLISAGLIDADDTPIWTRTPDDLAKTFVGSRGSIYGAASNSKFAAFKRPPNRAPGLDGLYLASGSAHPGGGVPLCLQSGRQAAEALLADRDR; encoded by the coding sequence ATGAGCGCCGCACCGGAACGCGTCATCATCGTGGGCGCCGGCATGGGCGGGCTCGCCAGCGCCCTGCGCCTGAGCGCACAGCCCGGCCTCGACGTGCTCGTCCTCGACGCGCTGAGCGGCCCCGGCGGCAAGGTCGGCACCGCGGAGTTTGAAGGCGTCAGCTTTGATACCGGCCCCAGCGTGCTCACGATGCCCGGCGTTCTTGAGGAACTCTTCGCTTCGGCCGATCTTCGCCTCGAAGATCACCTCAAACTGGTGCATCCCGAACACCTCTTTCGCTACATCTACCGCGACCTTTCGCTTGATGTGCACCTCGATCCGGCCGACACCTCAGCCTCAATCGCCGCGACGCTCGGGCGCGATGCCGCCGACGACTTTGAGCGCTATCTGGCCTACTGCCGCCGCATCTGGGAGGCGGCCGCCCCCAACTTCGTGATGGGCCCCGCCCCCTCGCTGGGCGGCGTCTTAAAGCTCGGCTTCTCGGCGCTCGCGAAGATGCGCGCCGTCGACCCGATGCGCACCATGAAGGGCGCCATCGACGCCCAGATTCGCTCGCCATATCTGCGCGATCTTTTCTACCGCTACGCCACCTACAACGGCTCCGATCCACGCCAGGCCCCGGCCACCCTCAACTGCATCGCCTGGGTGGAGCTCGGCATGGGCTGCTACGGCGTCGAAGGCGGCATGCGACAGCTCGCCAGTGCTCTGCACCTGGCCGCCGAACAAAAAGGCGCGCGCTTTGCCTTTGAGAGCCCCGTGGAGGGTATTTTCACCACAGATGAGGGTTTCGAGCTCAGCGTGAAGGGCGAACGCCTCAAAGCCGACCGGGTCATCATCAACGCCGACGTCGCCCACCTCGTCGCCGATCTGCTGCCCCCCGACTCGCCACACGGACTTCAGCCCGACCCGACCCCCTCGATGTCCGGCTACACCGCGCTCTTCAAAGCGCGACGACGCCCCGATAGCCAGCGCGCCGCCCACGCCGTGCTCTTCCCACAGAGCGCGTATCTGGAAGAATTCGTGGACATCTTCGATCACGAACAGCCCCCGCGCGATCCTACCATCTACCTCTGCGCCCAGGAGAAAGCGCACCGGGCCCGGGGCTGGGAGGATCACGAACCCATCTTCGCCATGACCAACGCCCCGGCCACCGCCCCCGACGGCAGCACCGGCGTGGACTGGCAGGCGCACACTGCCTTCATCACCGAACGCCTCATCAGCGCGGGCCTCATCGACGCCGACGACACCCCGATCTGGACGCGCACCCCCGACGATCTGGCAAAAACCTTTGTGGGAAGCCGCGGAAGCATCTACGGGGCGGCCTCGAACTCCAAATTTGCGGCGTTTAAACGCCCGCCCAACCGCGCCCCGGGGCTCGATGGCCTCTACCTGGCCAGCGGCAGCGCCCACCCCGGCGGCGGCGTGCCTCTCTGTCTGCAATCCGGCCGCCAGGCCGCCGAAGCCCTGCTGGCCGACCGGGACCGCTGA
- a CDS encoding phytoene/squalene synthase family protein: MSAAPHSQLSTSTDLVRAHEQILAVGSRSFRLASHFLPVDCRGDAAHLYALCRLIDDTADEAITLLAAERGLHYLRQELRRERPARPLVEAFLQMAERRDLDLAYVFELIEGVESDLGEVCFESDADLLRYAYRVAGTVGVMMCAVLDVRDPNAIAHAIDLGVGMQLTNICRDVLEDARMGRVYIPSRRLEARGIRPEHLLEERVNTEALAQVVTDLLDLAEHYYRSGEAGMIYIPTRSRAAIMVASRVYHAIGEKLRARGANPMLGRTVVAPVARLWFAARGCVAWLGTLGGAGAKMPSHNNDLHRELRGLPGVQP, translated from the coding sequence ATGAGCGCCGCACCCCACTCCCAGCTCTCGACCTCCACCGACCTGGTGCGCGCCCACGAGCAGATCCTGGCGGTGGGGTCGCGCTCCTTTCGCCTGGCCTCGCATTTTCTGCCGGTGGACTGCCGCGGCGACGCCGCCCACCTCTACGCGCTCTGCCGCCTGATCGACGATACGGCCGATGAGGCCATCACGCTGCTGGCGGCCGAGCGCGGGCTGCATTACCTGCGCCAGGAGCTGCGCCGGGAGCGCCCGGCGCGCCCCCTGGTCGAGGCCTTTTTGCAGATGGCCGAGCGCCGCGACCTCGACCTGGCCTACGTCTTCGAGCTCATCGAAGGGGTCGAGAGCGATCTCGGCGAGGTCTGCTTTGAGAGCGACGCCGACCTGTTGCGTTATGCCTACCGGGTCGCCGGCACCGTCGGCGTGATGATGTGCGCGGTGCTCGACGTACGCGACCCAAACGCCATCGCCCACGCCATCGATCTGGGGGTGGGCATGCAGCTGACCAACATCTGCCGCGACGTGCTCGAGGACGCGCGCATGGGTCGCGTCTACATCCCCTCGCGTCGGCTGGAGGCTCGCGGCATCCGCCCGGAGCACCTGCTGGAGGAGCGCGTCAACACCGAGGCGCTCGCGCAGGTGGTCACCGATCTTCTCGATCTGGCCGAGCATTATTATCGCAGTGGCGAGGCGGGCATGATCTACATCCCGACCCGCTCGCGCGCGGCGATCATGGTGGCCAGCCGCGTCTACCACGCCATCGGCGAAAAGCTGCGCGCCCGCGGCGCCAACCCCATGCTCGGCCGCACGGTCGTCGCGCCGGTCGCGCGCCTGTGGTTCGCCGCCCGCGGATGCGTCGCCTGGCTGGGAACCCTGGGCGGAGCCGGCGCGAAGATGCCTTCGCATAACAACGACCTTCACCGCGAGCTGCGCGGACTTCCGGGGGTTCAACCGTGA
- a CDS encoding fatty acid desaturase, which yields MTSLTRPAHHTTRGLLSAAIILMLWSLTLTAALNFPLALTPVSVVVGMLLVALQTFLYTGLFITAHDAMHRTVAPRYPRLNHAIGRLAVLLYALFSYSKLLKSHHQHHAHPASGDDPDFHDGEHPDPLRWYLHFLKGYVSVGQIVGMAIVFNILHHLVGVALPNLLLFWVLPSLLSTLQLFYFGTYLPHRAPSEGYADQHRASSNDFAPWLSFLTCYHFGYHWEHHERPDIPWWDLPRMRRHQLNQKSHSKPVQMT from the coding sequence ATGACCTCCCTCACACGCCCCGCACATCACACCACCCGCGGACTTCTGAGCGCAGCGATCATCCTTATGCTCTGGTCCCTCACACTCACTGCCGCCCTCAACTTTCCGCTGGCGCTGACCCCGGTCAGTGTTGTCGTCGGGATGTTGCTTGTCGCCCTGCAGACCTTCCTGTACACGGGCCTCTTCATCACCGCTCACGATGCGATGCACCGCACCGTCGCGCCGCGCTACCCTCGACTCAATCACGCGATCGGCCGGCTGGCGGTCCTGCTCTACGCGCTCTTCTCCTACAGCAAACTCTTGAAGAGCCATCATCAGCACCACGCCCACCCGGCCTCCGGCGACGATCCGGATTTTCATGACGGCGAACACCCCGATCCCCTGCGCTGGTACCTGCATTTCTTAAAAGGCTACGTCAGCGTCGGGCAGATCGTGGGCATGGCGATCGTCTTCAACATCCTGCACCACCTCGTCGGCGTCGCGCTCCCCAACCTCTTGCTCTTCTGGGTGCTGCCCTCACTCTTAAGCACCCTGCAGCTCTTCTACTTCGGCACCTACCTGCCGCACCGCGCTCCGTCCGAAGGTTACGCCGACCAACATCGCGCAAGCTCCAACGACTTCGCCCCCTGGCTCTCCTTTCTGACGTGTTACCACTTTGGCTACCACTGGGAGCATCACGAGCGCCCCGACATCCCCTGGTGGGACCTGCCGCGCATGCGTCGGCATCAGCTGAATCAAAAAAGTCATTCAAAACCTGTTCAAATGACTTGA